A portion of the Canis lupus baileyi chromosome 6, mCanLup2.hap1, whole genome shotgun sequence genome contains these proteins:
- the ADAM15 gene encoding disintegrin and metalloproteinase domain-containing protein 15 isoform X13: MRLALLWALGLLGAGSPLTSRPLADIGGTEDEHARPERALGGPSEPQILRDHPMLSLAEMLQTNLPEAFRIKLELDGDSHILELLQNRDQVPGRPWLMRYQPDGIRVVSEGHTLENCCYQGRVQGHASSWVSVCTCSGLRGLVILSPERSYMLDLGPGDLQAPPNISRIQDLFLPGHTCALSRHASGPTQAPLEQPPGQHHSCTRRRRDVVAETKIIELVIVADHSETQRYPDSQQLLNRMLKVTFLLDTFFRPLNVRVVLVGLEAWTQHDLVEISQDPGLTLDNFLHWRRVDLLPRLPHDSAQLVTATSFSGPTVGMAVQNSICSPDFSGGVNMDHSTSVLGVASSIAHELGHSLGLDHDLPGNSCPCPGPAPAKSCIMEASTDFLPGLNFSNCSRQALEKALLDGMGSCLFERLPSLPSMATVCGNMFVEPGEQCDCGFPDDCTDPCCDYFTCQLRPGAQCASNGLCCQNCQLRPAGWQCRPARGDCDLPEFCPGDSSHCPPDVSLGDGEPCAGGQAVCVQGRCASYAQQCQALWGPGAQPTAPLCLIAANTRGDAFGSCGRSPNGSYMSCAPKDAMCGQLQCQGGQAQPLLGSARDLHWEVLEANGTQPRLNCSWVHLDLGDDVAQPLLALPGTACGPDLVCIDHQCQPVDVLRAQECRSKCHGHGVCDSKGHCHCEEGWAPPDCTSHVRATSSLTTGLPLSLLLVVVLVLLGASYWHRARLRQRLCQLKGPSCQYRAAQSGPSECPGPPQRVLLMPGAKAELADRPNPPTRPLPADPMVRHPKVCVETKVTSGADPTSWGPPATGVGNMTSPPKPASCFLSHPQGPAKPPPPRKPLPANPQGRGPSGDLPGPGAGIPPLVVPSRPAPPPPAASSSLYL, encoded by the exons ATGCGGCTGGCGCTGCTCtgggccctggggctcctgggcgCGGGCAGCCCTCTGACCTCACGGCCCCTCGCAGATATCG GTGGCACTGAGGACGAGCATGCAAGGCCAGAGAGGGCCCTGGGTGGACCCTCGGAGCCCCAGATCCTTCGGGACCACCCCATGCTCAGCCTAGCAGAGATGCTTCAG ACCAATCTTCCTGAGGCCTTTCGGATCAAATTAGAATTGGATGGTGACAGTCATATTCTGGAGCTGCTACAGAACAG GGACCAAGTCCCAGGCCGCCCATGGCTGATGCGGTACCAGCCTGATGGCATCCGTGTGGTCAGTGAGGGACACACTCTG GAGAACTGCTGCTACCAGGGAAGGGTGCAGGGCCACGCGAGCTCCTGGGTCTCTGTCTGCACCTGCTCGGGGCTCAG GGGTTTGGTGATCCTGTCCCCAGAGAGAAGTTATATGTTAGACCTTGGGCCTGGGGACCTGCAGGCCCCCCCAAACATCTCCCGGATCCAGGACCTCTTCCTGCCAGGCCACACCTGTGCCCTGAGCCGGCATGCATCTGggcccactcaggctcccctggaGCAGCCCCCGGGACAGCACCACAGCTGCACTCGG CGGCGGCGGGACGTGGTGGCAGAGACCAAGATTATTGAGCTGGTGATAGTGGCCGATCACTCTGAG ACGCAGAGGTACCCGGACTCCCAGCAGCTGCTGAACCGCATGCTGAAAGTGACCTTCCTCTTGGACACA TTCTTCCGGCCCCTGAATGTCCGGGTGGTGTTAGTGGGCCTGGAGGCCTGGACCCAGCACGACCTGGTGGAGATAAGCCAGGACCCAGGCCTCACACTGGACAATTTCCTCCACTGGCGCCGGGTGGACTTGCTGCCTCGACTGCCCCATGACAGTGCCCAGCTGGTGAC TGCTACTTCATTCTCTGGGCCCACAGTGGGCATGGCCGTTCAGAACTCCATCTGTTCTCCTGACTTCTCAGGAGGGGTGAATATG GACCACTCCACCAGTGTCCTGGGAGTTGCATCCTCAATAGCTCACGAGTTGGGCCACAGCCTGGGCCTGGACCACGACTTGCCCGGGAACAGCTGCCCTTGCCCTGGGCCGGCCCCTGCCAAGAGCTGCATCATGGAAGCTTCCACAGA CTTCCTGCCGGGCCTGAACTTCAGCAACTGCAGCCGGCAGGCCCTGGAGAAAGCCCTCCTGGATGGGATGGGCAGCTGCCTCTTTGAACGGCTTCCCAGCCTGCCCTCTATGGCCACTGTGTGCGGGAATATGTTTGTGGAGCCTGGAGAACAGTGTGATTGTGGCTTCCCGGAC GACTGCACTGACCCCTGCTGTGACTACTTCACCTGCCAGCTGAGGCCAGGGGCACAGTGTGCATCTAATGGGCTCTGCTGTCAAAACTGCCAG CTGCGCCCGGCTGGCTGGCAGTGCCGTCCTGCCCGAGGGGACTGCGACTTACCCGAGTTCTGTCCAGGAGACAGCTCCCATTGCCCTCCTGATGTCAGCCTGGGTGACGGCGAGCCATGTGCAGGGGGACAGGCTGTGTGTGTACAAGGGCGCTGTGCTTCCTACGCCCAGCAGTGCCAGGCTCTCTGGGGACCAGGAGCCCAGCCCACTGCACCACTTTGCCTCATTGCTGCCAATACTCGAGGGGATGCATTTGGGAGCTGTGGGCGCAGCCCTAACGGCAGCTACATGTCCTGTGCCCCTAA AGATGCCATGTGTGGACAGCTCCAGTGCCAGGGGGGTCAGGCCCAGCCTCTGCTGGGCTCAGCCCGGGATCTGCACTGGGAGGTGCTAGAAGCCAACGGGACCCAGCCAAGGCTGAACTGCAGCTGGGTCCACCTGGACCTGGGTGACGATGtggcccagcccctcctggcGCTGCCCGGCACAGCCTGTGGTCCTGACCTG GTATGCATTGACCATCAGTGCCAGCCTGTGGACGTCCTGCGTGCCCAGGAATGTCGAAGCAAATGTCACGGGCACGGG GTCTGTGACAGCAAAGGACATTGCCACTGTGAGGAGGGCTGGGCGCCCCCTGACTGCACCAGCCATGTCAGAG CAACCAGCTCCCTGACCACAGGGCTGCCCCTCAGCCTCCTGTTGGTGGTAGTCCTGGTACTGCTTGGTGCCAGCTACTGGCACCGTGCTCGCCTGCGTCAACGACTCTGTCAACTCAAAGGGCCCAGCTGCCAATACAG AGCGGCCCAGTCCGGTCCCTCAGAATGCCCAGGACCCCCACAGAGGGTCCTGCTGATGCCAGGGGCCAAG GCTGAGCTGGCTGACCGGCCCAATCCCCCCACCCGCCCTCTGCCCGCTGACCCGATGGTGAGGCACCCGAAG GTTTGTGTGGAAACAAAGGTGACCTCTGGAGCCGACCCCACAAGCTGGGGTCCCCCAGCAACAGGAGTGGGCAATATGACATCTCCTCCCAAGCCagcctcctgctttctctctcaccctcagGGGCCTGCCAAGCCCCCTCCCCCGAGGAAGCCACTGCCTGCCAACCCCCAGGGCCGGGGCCCTTCGGGTGACCTGCCTGGCCCAGGAGCTGGAATCCCGCCTCTAGTGGTACCGTCCAG GCCTGCGCCGCCGCCCCCAGCAGCGTCCTCCTCGCTCTACCTCTGA
- the ADAM15 gene encoding disintegrin and metalloproteinase domain-containing protein 15 isoform X8, whose protein sequence is MRLALLWALGLLGAGSPLTSRPLADIGGTEDEHARPERALGGPSEPQILRDHPMLSLAEMLQTNLPEAFRIKLELDGDSHILELLQNRDQVPGRPWLMRYQPDGIRVVSEGHTLENCCYQGRVQGHASSWVSVCTCSGLRGLVILSPERSYMLDLGPGDLQAPPNISRIQDLFLPGHTCALSRHASGPTQAPLEQPPGQHHSCTRRRRDVVAETKIIELVIVADHSETQRYPDSQQLLNRMLKVTFLLDTFFRPLNVRVVLVGLEAWTQHDLVEISQDPGLTLDNFLHWRRVDLLPRLPHDSAQLVTATSFSGPTVGMAVQNSICSPDFSGGVNMDHSTSVLGVASSIAHELGHSLGLDHDLPGNSCPCPGPAPAKSCIMEASTDFLPGLNFSNCSRQALEKALLDGMGSCLFERLPSLPSMATVCGNMFVEPGEQCDCGFPDDCTDPCCDYFTCQLRPGAQCASNGLCCQNCQLRPAGWQCRPARGDCDLPEFCPGDSSHCPPDVSLGDGEPCAGGQAVCVQGRCASYAQQCQALWGPGAQPTAPLCLIAANTRGDAFGSCGRSPNGSYMSCAPKDAMCGQLQCQGGQAQPLLGSARDLHWEVLEANGTQPRLNCSWVHLDLGDDVAQPLLALPGTACGPDLVCIDHQCQPVDVLRAQECRSKCHGHGVCDSKGHCHCEEGWAPPDCTSHVRATSSLTTGLPLSLLLVVVLVLLGASYWHRARLRQRLCQLKGPSCQYRAAQSGPSECPGPPQRVLLMPGAKAGILGFPAPPSRPLPPDPVPKRLQAELADRPNPPTRPLPADPMVRHPKVCVETKVTSGADPTSWGPPATGVGNMTSPPKPASCFLSHPQGPAKPPPPRKPLPANPQGRGPSGDLPGPGAGIPPLVVPSRPAPPPPAASSSLYL, encoded by the exons ATGCGGCTGGCGCTGCTCtgggccctggggctcctgggcgCGGGCAGCCCTCTGACCTCACGGCCCCTCGCAGATATCG GTGGCACTGAGGACGAGCATGCAAGGCCAGAGAGGGCCCTGGGTGGACCCTCGGAGCCCCAGATCCTTCGGGACCACCCCATGCTCAGCCTAGCAGAGATGCTTCAG ACCAATCTTCCTGAGGCCTTTCGGATCAAATTAGAATTGGATGGTGACAGTCATATTCTGGAGCTGCTACAGAACAG GGACCAAGTCCCAGGCCGCCCATGGCTGATGCGGTACCAGCCTGATGGCATCCGTGTGGTCAGTGAGGGACACACTCTG GAGAACTGCTGCTACCAGGGAAGGGTGCAGGGCCACGCGAGCTCCTGGGTCTCTGTCTGCACCTGCTCGGGGCTCAG GGGTTTGGTGATCCTGTCCCCAGAGAGAAGTTATATGTTAGACCTTGGGCCTGGGGACCTGCAGGCCCCCCCAAACATCTCCCGGATCCAGGACCTCTTCCTGCCAGGCCACACCTGTGCCCTGAGCCGGCATGCATCTGggcccactcaggctcccctggaGCAGCCCCCGGGACAGCACCACAGCTGCACTCGG CGGCGGCGGGACGTGGTGGCAGAGACCAAGATTATTGAGCTGGTGATAGTGGCCGATCACTCTGAG ACGCAGAGGTACCCGGACTCCCAGCAGCTGCTGAACCGCATGCTGAAAGTGACCTTCCTCTTGGACACA TTCTTCCGGCCCCTGAATGTCCGGGTGGTGTTAGTGGGCCTGGAGGCCTGGACCCAGCACGACCTGGTGGAGATAAGCCAGGACCCAGGCCTCACACTGGACAATTTCCTCCACTGGCGCCGGGTGGACTTGCTGCCTCGACTGCCCCATGACAGTGCCCAGCTGGTGAC TGCTACTTCATTCTCTGGGCCCACAGTGGGCATGGCCGTTCAGAACTCCATCTGTTCTCCTGACTTCTCAGGAGGGGTGAATATG GACCACTCCACCAGTGTCCTGGGAGTTGCATCCTCAATAGCTCACGAGTTGGGCCACAGCCTGGGCCTGGACCACGACTTGCCCGGGAACAGCTGCCCTTGCCCTGGGCCGGCCCCTGCCAAGAGCTGCATCATGGAAGCTTCCACAGA CTTCCTGCCGGGCCTGAACTTCAGCAACTGCAGCCGGCAGGCCCTGGAGAAAGCCCTCCTGGATGGGATGGGCAGCTGCCTCTTTGAACGGCTTCCCAGCCTGCCCTCTATGGCCACTGTGTGCGGGAATATGTTTGTGGAGCCTGGAGAACAGTGTGATTGTGGCTTCCCGGAC GACTGCACTGACCCCTGCTGTGACTACTTCACCTGCCAGCTGAGGCCAGGGGCACAGTGTGCATCTAATGGGCTCTGCTGTCAAAACTGCCAG CTGCGCCCGGCTGGCTGGCAGTGCCGTCCTGCCCGAGGGGACTGCGACTTACCCGAGTTCTGTCCAGGAGACAGCTCCCATTGCCCTCCTGATGTCAGCCTGGGTGACGGCGAGCCATGTGCAGGGGGACAGGCTGTGTGTGTACAAGGGCGCTGTGCTTCCTACGCCCAGCAGTGCCAGGCTCTCTGGGGACCAGGAGCCCAGCCCACTGCACCACTTTGCCTCATTGCTGCCAATACTCGAGGGGATGCATTTGGGAGCTGTGGGCGCAGCCCTAACGGCAGCTACATGTCCTGTGCCCCTAA AGATGCCATGTGTGGACAGCTCCAGTGCCAGGGGGGTCAGGCCCAGCCTCTGCTGGGCTCAGCCCGGGATCTGCACTGGGAGGTGCTAGAAGCCAACGGGACCCAGCCAAGGCTGAACTGCAGCTGGGTCCACCTGGACCTGGGTGACGATGtggcccagcccctcctggcGCTGCCCGGCACAGCCTGTGGTCCTGACCTG GTATGCATTGACCATCAGTGCCAGCCTGTGGACGTCCTGCGTGCCCAGGAATGTCGAAGCAAATGTCACGGGCACGGG GTCTGTGACAGCAAAGGACATTGCCACTGTGAGGAGGGCTGGGCGCCCCCTGACTGCACCAGCCATGTCAGAG CAACCAGCTCCCTGACCACAGGGCTGCCCCTCAGCCTCCTGTTGGTGGTAGTCCTGGTACTGCTTGGTGCCAGCTACTGGCACCGTGCTCGCCTGCGTCAACGACTCTGTCAACTCAAAGGGCCCAGCTGCCAATACAG AGCGGCCCAGTCCGGTCCCTCAGAATGCCCAGGACCCCCACAGAGGGTCCTGCTGATGCCAGGGGCCAAG GCTGGTATTCTTGGCTTCCCAGCACCCCCCTCCAGACCGCTGCCTCCTGACCCTGTGCCCAAGAGACTCCAG GCTGAGCTGGCTGACCGGCCCAATCCCCCCACCCGCCCTCTGCCCGCTGACCCGATGGTGAGGCACCCGAAG GTTTGTGTGGAAACAAAGGTGACCTCTGGAGCCGACCCCACAAGCTGGGGTCCCCCAGCAACAGGAGTGGGCAATATGACATCTCCTCCCAAGCCagcctcctgctttctctctcaccctcagGGGCCTGCCAAGCCCCCTCCCCCGAGGAAGCCACTGCCTGCCAACCCCCAGGGCCGGGGCCCTTCGGGTGACCTGCCTGGCCCAGGAGCTGGAATCCCGCCTCTAGTGGTACCGTCCAG GCCTGCGCCGCCGCCCCCAGCAGCGTCCTCCTCGCTCTACCTCTGA
- the ADAM15 gene encoding disintegrin and metalloproteinase domain-containing protein 15 isoform X6: protein MRLALLWALGLLGAGSPLTSRPLADIGGTEDEHARPERALGGPSEPQILRDHPMLSLAEMLQTNLPEAFRIKLELDGDSHILELLQNRDQVPGRPWLMRYQPDGIRVVSEGHTLENCCYQGRVQGHASSWVSVCTCSGLRGLVILSPERSYMLDLGPGDLQAPPNISRIQDLFLPGHTCALSRHASGPTQAPLEQPPGQHHSCTRRRRDVVAETKIIELVIVADHSETQRYPDSQQLLNRMLKVTFLLDTFFRPLNVRVVLVGLEAWTQHDLVEISQDPGLTLDNFLHWRRVDLLPRLPHDSAQLVTATSFSGPTVGMAVQNSICSPDFSGGVNMDHSTSVLGVASSIAHELGHSLGLDHDLPGNSCPCPGPAPAKSCIMEASTDFLPGLNFSNCSRQALEKALLDGMGSCLFERLPSLPSMATVCGNMFVEPGEQCDCGFPDDCTDPCCDYFTCQLRPGAQCASNGLCCQNCQLRPAGWQCRPARGDCDLPEFCPGDSSHCPPDVSLGDGEPCAGGQAVCVQGRCASYAQQCQALWGPGAQPTAPLCLIAANTRGDAFGSCGRSPNGSYMSCAPKDAMCGQLQCQGGQAQPLLGSARDLHWEVLEANGTQPRLNCSWVHLDLGDDVAQPLLALPGTACGPDLVCIDHQCQPVDVLRAQECRSKCHGHGVCDSKGHCHCEEGWAPPDCTSHVRATSSLTTGLPLSLLLVVVLVLLGASYWHRARLRQRLCQLKGPSCQYRAAQSGPSECPGPPQRVLLMPGAKQAGILGFPAPPSRPLPPDPVPKRLQAELADRPNPPTRPLPADPMVRHPKVCVETKVTSGADPTSWGPPATGVGNMTSPPKPASCFLSHPQGPAKPPPPRKPLPANPQGRGPSGDLPGPGAGIPPLVVPSRPAPPPPAASSSLYL from the exons ATGCGGCTGGCGCTGCTCtgggccctggggctcctgggcgCGGGCAGCCCTCTGACCTCACGGCCCCTCGCAGATATCG GTGGCACTGAGGACGAGCATGCAAGGCCAGAGAGGGCCCTGGGTGGACCCTCGGAGCCCCAGATCCTTCGGGACCACCCCATGCTCAGCCTAGCAGAGATGCTTCAG ACCAATCTTCCTGAGGCCTTTCGGATCAAATTAGAATTGGATGGTGACAGTCATATTCTGGAGCTGCTACAGAACAG GGACCAAGTCCCAGGCCGCCCATGGCTGATGCGGTACCAGCCTGATGGCATCCGTGTGGTCAGTGAGGGACACACTCTG GAGAACTGCTGCTACCAGGGAAGGGTGCAGGGCCACGCGAGCTCCTGGGTCTCTGTCTGCACCTGCTCGGGGCTCAG GGGTTTGGTGATCCTGTCCCCAGAGAGAAGTTATATGTTAGACCTTGGGCCTGGGGACCTGCAGGCCCCCCCAAACATCTCCCGGATCCAGGACCTCTTCCTGCCAGGCCACACCTGTGCCCTGAGCCGGCATGCATCTGggcccactcaggctcccctggaGCAGCCCCCGGGACAGCACCACAGCTGCACTCGG CGGCGGCGGGACGTGGTGGCAGAGACCAAGATTATTGAGCTGGTGATAGTGGCCGATCACTCTGAG ACGCAGAGGTACCCGGACTCCCAGCAGCTGCTGAACCGCATGCTGAAAGTGACCTTCCTCTTGGACACA TTCTTCCGGCCCCTGAATGTCCGGGTGGTGTTAGTGGGCCTGGAGGCCTGGACCCAGCACGACCTGGTGGAGATAAGCCAGGACCCAGGCCTCACACTGGACAATTTCCTCCACTGGCGCCGGGTGGACTTGCTGCCTCGACTGCCCCATGACAGTGCCCAGCTGGTGAC TGCTACTTCATTCTCTGGGCCCACAGTGGGCATGGCCGTTCAGAACTCCATCTGTTCTCCTGACTTCTCAGGAGGGGTGAATATG GACCACTCCACCAGTGTCCTGGGAGTTGCATCCTCAATAGCTCACGAGTTGGGCCACAGCCTGGGCCTGGACCACGACTTGCCCGGGAACAGCTGCCCTTGCCCTGGGCCGGCCCCTGCCAAGAGCTGCATCATGGAAGCTTCCACAGA CTTCCTGCCGGGCCTGAACTTCAGCAACTGCAGCCGGCAGGCCCTGGAGAAAGCCCTCCTGGATGGGATGGGCAGCTGCCTCTTTGAACGGCTTCCCAGCCTGCCCTCTATGGCCACTGTGTGCGGGAATATGTTTGTGGAGCCTGGAGAACAGTGTGATTGTGGCTTCCCGGAC GACTGCACTGACCCCTGCTGTGACTACTTCACCTGCCAGCTGAGGCCAGGGGCACAGTGTGCATCTAATGGGCTCTGCTGTCAAAACTGCCAG CTGCGCCCGGCTGGCTGGCAGTGCCGTCCTGCCCGAGGGGACTGCGACTTACCCGAGTTCTGTCCAGGAGACAGCTCCCATTGCCCTCCTGATGTCAGCCTGGGTGACGGCGAGCCATGTGCAGGGGGACAGGCTGTGTGTGTACAAGGGCGCTGTGCTTCCTACGCCCAGCAGTGCCAGGCTCTCTGGGGACCAGGAGCCCAGCCCACTGCACCACTTTGCCTCATTGCTGCCAATACTCGAGGGGATGCATTTGGGAGCTGTGGGCGCAGCCCTAACGGCAGCTACATGTCCTGTGCCCCTAA AGATGCCATGTGTGGACAGCTCCAGTGCCAGGGGGGTCAGGCCCAGCCTCTGCTGGGCTCAGCCCGGGATCTGCACTGGGAGGTGCTAGAAGCCAACGGGACCCAGCCAAGGCTGAACTGCAGCTGGGTCCACCTGGACCTGGGTGACGATGtggcccagcccctcctggcGCTGCCCGGCACAGCCTGTGGTCCTGACCTG GTATGCATTGACCATCAGTGCCAGCCTGTGGACGTCCTGCGTGCCCAGGAATGTCGAAGCAAATGTCACGGGCACGGG GTCTGTGACAGCAAAGGACATTGCCACTGTGAGGAGGGCTGGGCGCCCCCTGACTGCACCAGCCATGTCAGAG CAACCAGCTCCCTGACCACAGGGCTGCCCCTCAGCCTCCTGTTGGTGGTAGTCCTGGTACTGCTTGGTGCCAGCTACTGGCACCGTGCTCGCCTGCGTCAACGACTCTGTCAACTCAAAGGGCCCAGCTGCCAATACAG AGCGGCCCAGTCCGGTCCCTCAGAATGCCCAGGACCCCCACAGAGGGTCCTGCTGATGCCAGGGGCCAAG CAGGCTGGTATTCTTGGCTTCCCAGCACCCCCCTCCAGACCGCTGCCTCCTGACCCTGTGCCCAAGAGACTCCAG GCTGAGCTGGCTGACCGGCCCAATCCCCCCACCCGCCCTCTGCCCGCTGACCCGATGGTGAGGCACCCGAAG GTTTGTGTGGAAACAAAGGTGACCTCTGGAGCCGACCCCACAAGCTGGGGTCCCCCAGCAACAGGAGTGGGCAATATGACATCTCCTCCCAAGCCagcctcctgctttctctctcaccctcagGGGCCTGCCAAGCCCCCTCCCCCGAGGAAGCCACTGCCTGCCAACCCCCAGGGCCGGGGCCCTTCGGGTGACCTGCCTGGCCCAGGAGCTGGAATCCCGCCTCTAGTGGTACCGTCCAG GCCTGCGCCGCCGCCCCCAGCAGCGTCCTCCTCGCTCTACCTCTGA
- the ADAM15 gene encoding disintegrin and metalloproteinase domain-containing protein 15 isoform X10, translating into MRLALLWALGLLGAGSPLTSRPLADIVPACNAGVLQAEKGGPVATSCAQCCFGCHLSQHPLGGPGGPAGGTEDEHARPERALGGPSEPQILRDHPMLSLAEMLQTNLPEAFRIKLELDGDSHILELLQNRDQVPGRPWLMRYQPDGIRVVSEGHTLENCCYQGRVQGHASSWVSVCTCSGLRGLVILSPERSYMLDLGPGDLQAPPNISRIQDLFLPGHTCALSRHASGPTQAPLEQPPGQHHSCTRRRRDVVAETKIIELVIVADHSETQRYPDSQQLLNRMLKVTFLLDTFFRPLNVRVVLVGLEAWTQHDLVEISQDPGLTLDNFLHWRRVDLLPRLPHDSAQLVTATSFSGPTVGMAVQNSICSPDFSGGVNMDHSTSVLGVASSIAHELGHSLGLDHDLPGNSCPCPGPAPAKSCIMEASTDFLPGLNFSNCSRQALEKALLDGMGSCLFERLPSLPSMATVCGNMFVEPGEQCDCGFPDDCTDPCCDYFTCQLRPGAQCASNGLCCQNCQLRPAGWQCRPARGDCDLPEFCPGDSSHCPPDVSLGDGEPCAGGQAVCVQGRCASYAQQCQALWGPGAQPTAPLCLIAANTRGDAFGSCGRSPNGSYMSCAPKDAMCGQLQCQGGQAQPLLGSARDLHWEVLEANGTQPRLNCSWVHLDLGDDVAQPLLALPGTACGPDLVCIDHQCQPVDVLRAQECRSKCHGHGVCDSKGHCHCEEGWAPPDCTSHVRATSSLTTGLPLSLLLVVVLVLLGASYWHRARLRQRLCQLKGPSCQYRAAQSGPSECPGPPQRVLLMPGAKQAGILGFPAPPSRPLPPDPVPKRLQGPAKPPPPRKPLPANPQGRGPSGDLPGPGAGIPPLVVPSRPAPPPPAASSSLYL; encoded by the exons ATGCGGCTGGCGCTGCTCtgggccctggggctcctgggcgCGGGCAGCCCTCTGACCTCACGGCCCCTCGCAGATATCG TCCCAGCATGCAATGCAGGAGTCCTTCAAGCAGAGAAGGGGGGGCCTGTGGCCACCAGCTGTGCCCAATGCTGCTTCGGCTGCCACCTCTCTCAGCACCCTCTCGGGGGTCCTGGGGGCCCTGCAGGTGGCACTGAGGACGAGCATGCAAGGCCAGAGAGGGCCCTGGGTGGACCCTCGGAGCCCCAGATCCTTCGGGACCACCCCATGCTCAGCCTAGCAGAGATGCTTCAG ACCAATCTTCCTGAGGCCTTTCGGATCAAATTAGAATTGGATGGTGACAGTCATATTCTGGAGCTGCTACAGAACAG GGACCAAGTCCCAGGCCGCCCATGGCTGATGCGGTACCAGCCTGATGGCATCCGTGTGGTCAGTGAGGGACACACTCTG GAGAACTGCTGCTACCAGGGAAGGGTGCAGGGCCACGCGAGCTCCTGGGTCTCTGTCTGCACCTGCTCGGGGCTCAG GGGTTTGGTGATCCTGTCCCCAGAGAGAAGTTATATGTTAGACCTTGGGCCTGGGGACCTGCAGGCCCCCCCAAACATCTCCCGGATCCAGGACCTCTTCCTGCCAGGCCACACCTGTGCCCTGAGCCGGCATGCATCTGggcccactcaggctcccctggaGCAGCCCCCGGGACAGCACCACAGCTGCACTCGG CGGCGGCGGGACGTGGTGGCAGAGACCAAGATTATTGAGCTGGTGATAGTGGCCGATCACTCTGAG ACGCAGAGGTACCCGGACTCCCAGCAGCTGCTGAACCGCATGCTGAAAGTGACCTTCCTCTTGGACACA TTCTTCCGGCCCCTGAATGTCCGGGTGGTGTTAGTGGGCCTGGAGGCCTGGACCCAGCACGACCTGGTGGAGATAAGCCAGGACCCAGGCCTCACACTGGACAATTTCCTCCACTGGCGCCGGGTGGACTTGCTGCCTCGACTGCCCCATGACAGTGCCCAGCTGGTGAC TGCTACTTCATTCTCTGGGCCCACAGTGGGCATGGCCGTTCAGAACTCCATCTGTTCTCCTGACTTCTCAGGAGGGGTGAATATG GACCACTCCACCAGTGTCCTGGGAGTTGCATCCTCAATAGCTCACGAGTTGGGCCACAGCCTGGGCCTGGACCACGACTTGCCCGGGAACAGCTGCCCTTGCCCTGGGCCGGCCCCTGCCAAGAGCTGCATCATGGAAGCTTCCACAGA CTTCCTGCCGGGCCTGAACTTCAGCAACTGCAGCCGGCAGGCCCTGGAGAAAGCCCTCCTGGATGGGATGGGCAGCTGCCTCTTTGAACGGCTTCCCAGCCTGCCCTCTATGGCCACTGTGTGCGGGAATATGTTTGTGGAGCCTGGAGAACAGTGTGATTGTGGCTTCCCGGAC GACTGCACTGACCCCTGCTGTGACTACTTCACCTGCCAGCTGAGGCCAGGGGCACAGTGTGCATCTAATGGGCTCTGCTGTCAAAACTGCCAG CTGCGCCCGGCTGGCTGGCAGTGCCGTCCTGCCCGAGGGGACTGCGACTTACCCGAGTTCTGTCCAGGAGACAGCTCCCATTGCCCTCCTGATGTCAGCCTGGGTGACGGCGAGCCATGTGCAGGGGGACAGGCTGTGTGTGTACAAGGGCGCTGTGCTTCCTACGCCCAGCAGTGCCAGGCTCTCTGGGGACCAGGAGCCCAGCCCACTGCACCACTTTGCCTCATTGCTGCCAATACTCGAGGGGATGCATTTGGGAGCTGTGGGCGCAGCCCTAACGGCAGCTACATGTCCTGTGCCCCTAA AGATGCCATGTGTGGACAGCTCCAGTGCCAGGGGGGTCAGGCCCAGCCTCTGCTGGGCTCAGCCCGGGATCTGCACTGGGAGGTGCTAGAAGCCAACGGGACCCAGCCAAGGCTGAACTGCAGCTGGGTCCACCTGGACCTGGGTGACGATGtggcccagcccctcctggcGCTGCCCGGCACAGCCTGTGGTCCTGACCTG GTATGCATTGACCATCAGTGCCAGCCTGTGGACGTCCTGCGTGCCCAGGAATGTCGAAGCAAATGTCACGGGCACGGG GTCTGTGACAGCAAAGGACATTGCCACTGTGAGGAGGGCTGGGCGCCCCCTGACTGCACCAGCCATGTCAGAG CAACCAGCTCCCTGACCACAGGGCTGCCCCTCAGCCTCCTGTTGGTGGTAGTCCTGGTACTGCTTGGTGCCAGCTACTGGCACCGTGCTCGCCTGCGTCAACGACTCTGTCAACTCAAAGGGCCCAGCTGCCAATACAG AGCGGCCCAGTCCGGTCCCTCAGAATGCCCAGGACCCCCACAGAGGGTCCTGCTGATGCCAGGGGCCAAG CAGGCTGGTATTCTTGGCTTCCCAGCACCCCCCTCCAGACCGCTGCCTCCTGACCCTGTGCCCAAGAGACTCCAG GGGCCTGCCAAGCCCCCTCCCCCGAGGAAGCCACTGCCTGCCAACCCCCAGGGCCGGGGCCCTTCGGGTGACCTGCCTGGCCCAGGAGCTGGAATCCCGCCTCTAGTGGTACCGTCCAG GCCTGCGCCGCCGCCCCCAGCAGCGTCCTCCTCGCTCTACCTCTGA